The proteins below are encoded in one region of Legionella antarctica:
- a CDS encoding IS66 family transposase: protein MMKRQEIKQVLDELTKDIDSLADKKAVTIIKVLVNLVEMLAEENALLREENQVLRDEINRLKGEQGKPNIRGQSKGSNGDNTGNSNHSSEGDRNKRGKGNNKNTGKDKKNVRIDRRVTIALDKATLPDDAKFKGFEIRIIQDLKIITDNVEFKLETYYSPSLKKTFIAPIPGEYKGSEFGPGVKALVITLYRDAGMTESAIERFLKTCGIQISHGKIASMLTEGNDIFHQEKEDIVDAGSNAGLYQQMDDTGSRVNGKNHYTHVLCNDFFTAYFTRRKKDRLTLLELLCRDQLKFMFNQEAYELMDEFGLAKKWLDQIKPMLHAQPLTRESIDSLMGTLFPNPKKHSTNRRIILESAALAYYQHSKYFIHYLMTDDAPQFNKLALHHALCWIHEGRHYKKLTPFSDMNQNILAVFLEQLWDFYHALLTYKTAPSQSMAQQLSMQFDTLFATTTGYDVLDQRIAKTRAKKQALLLVLDHPFLPLHNNASELGTRFQARIRDINLQTVSQNGTKSKDTFATIVQTARKLKVNVYQYIYDRVTKKFEMPSLAELILLKVRQVPCTT, encoded by the coding sequence ATGATGAAACGCCAAGAAATCAAACAAGTTTTAGATGAGTTAACAAAAGATATCGATAGTCTTGCCGACAAAAAGGCCGTGACTATCATTAAGGTATTGGTTAATTTGGTCGAAATGCTTGCCGAAGAAAATGCTTTGCTCAGAGAGGAAAACCAAGTATTACGTGATGAGATAAACCGCCTTAAGGGTGAACAGGGCAAACCTAATATTCGCGGTCAATCCAAAGGTAGCAATGGCGATAATACAGGCAATTCCAATCATTCATCTGAAGGAGATCGCAATAAACGTGGTAAAGGGAACAATAAAAACACAGGCAAAGACAAAAAAAACGTACGTATTGATAGACGTGTTACGATTGCTCTGGACAAAGCAACGCTGCCAGATGACGCCAAGTTCAAGGGTTTTGAGATTCGAATCATCCAGGATCTAAAAATCATCACGGATAATGTTGAATTCAAGCTGGAAACGTATTACTCACCATCTTTGAAAAAAACCTTTATTGCGCCGATTCCTGGCGAATATAAGGGCAGTGAATTTGGTCCTGGGGTTAAAGCGCTGGTCATCACATTATACCGTGATGCAGGGATGACGGAGAGCGCCATTGAGCGCTTTTTAAAAACATGTGGTATTCAAATATCACATGGTAAAATTGCTTCCATGCTGACAGAAGGCAATGATATTTTTCATCAGGAAAAAGAAGATATTGTCGATGCCGGTAGCAACGCAGGCTTGTACCAGCAGATGGATGACACAGGCAGTCGTGTTAACGGCAAAAATCACTACACCCATGTTTTATGTAATGACTTTTTTACAGCATACTTCACTCGTCGTAAAAAAGATCGCTTGACCTTATTGGAGTTGCTGTGTCGAGACCAATTAAAGTTTATGTTTAATCAGGAGGCTTATGAGTTAATGGATGAGTTTGGTCTCGCAAAAAAATGGTTGGATCAAATTAAACCAATGCTGCATGCACAACCCCTCACACGTGAATCAATCGATAGTTTGATGGGAACACTTTTTCCAAATCCAAAAAAACACAGCACGAATCGACGCATAATTCTTGAGTCAGCAGCTCTTGCCTATTATCAGCACTCGAAATACTTCATCCATTATTTAATGACAGATGATGCGCCTCAGTTTAATAAATTGGCCCTACATCATGCGCTGTGCTGGATCCATGAAGGTCGTCATTATAAAAAACTCACTCCATTCTCAGATATGAATCAGAATATATTGGCTGTATTTCTTGAGCAATTATGGGATTTCTACCATGCATTATTGACTTACAAGACGGCTCCATCTCAATCAATGGCCCAACAACTATCAATGCAATTTGATACTTTGTTCGCAACCACGACAGGCTATGATGTTTTAGATCAACGCATTGCAAAGACACGTGCTAAAAAACAAGCGTTATTATTGGTGTTAGACCATCCATTTCTGCCATTGCACAACAATGCCTCTGAATTAGGGACACGGTTTCAAGCAAGGATACGCGACATCAATCTCCAAACGGTCTCCCAAAATGGCACCAAATCAAAGGATACGTTTGCCACGATTGTACAGACGGCCAGAAAACTGAAAGTTAACGTTTATCAGTATATTTACGATAGGGTGACTAAAAAATTTGAAATGCCATCATTGGCTGAATTAATCTTACTTAAAGTGCGGCAGGTTCCATGCACCACATAA
- a CDS encoding type IV secretion protein IcmB, with product MAKWSESFFEGIDTFFAWLSTSLRQTTESYIDLETADSPTVLVNHDGSLISILKIEGITALAGSDEFDHLVEGLNNSFQAAMGRPGHALQVYFSHDKQNIKKLIQDIYSPAEASAERLELKLGDLFEERVNYLSQYCAEERLYFVLITRPFNLTSDQLKAANKAKLKMLKDNKAPPFKNSQTIFAAVPELRDTHDAYVRAIINDIDSLSIFGRLLDVHEAVHAIRMTADPDYTADDWRATLPGDKLPVREINSFEGDASDLLWPSLAKQVIPRDAEAIDLRTVRVGDKIYSSTYIDLFPKDVRPFINLFSRILPSHIPWKISFLIESEGLSTIKLKGLLAAILSFSSAQNRLISDSVNLLKYLQLNTDEAIVRLRVVAATWAPEGNLPLLRRRSSELVKAIQGWGSTDVSEICGDPFAGFVSTMLATTLNSAGVPSVAPLTSVISMLPITRPASPWKTGALLFRSPDGKPWPFQPGSTEQTTWIDLVYARPGSGKSVLSNAINLALCLSGGLIRLPRIAIIDIGPSSSGLISLLKEALPASKRHLVAYHRLRMTPEYSINPFDTQLGCRYPTALERSFLVNFMTLLTTPLGAEKPYDGMPDLAGMVVDELYKSMADEFNPTPYAPGIEEFIDGILEEIGFVRDSKSTWWEVTDSLYSAGFIHEALLAQRYAMPLLADAASICRTPSIEDLYEKVTAPTGESLINAFSRMISAAVREYPILSRVSSFDIGDARVVSLDLDEVAKSGGDAADRQTAVMYMLARYVLARHYYLTDESLSSIPEQYKEYHKERIMQIREDHKRIVYDEFHRTSKSMAVREQVIIDMREGRKWKVQIALLSQSVDDFDPVMIDFATAIYIMDAGPSQAIDKTTAIFGLSETAKVALRTRVHGPRQGGATFLAQFSTKTGVNVQLLTLTLGPVELWAFSTTAEDATVRNHLYRHLGPSEARRLLAALFPNGSIAKVIETRLSGMKEKGGLIEEEDKEGIIDQLVNDILEAYSKDPNIKSLPVKV from the coding sequence ATGGCAAAATGGTCAGAATCGTTTTTTGAAGGTATAGATACCTTCTTTGCCTGGTTAAGTACGTCTTTGCGACAAACGACAGAGTCTTATATTGATTTGGAAACAGCCGATAGCCCTACTGTATTAGTTAACCATGATGGAAGTTTAATATCGATATTAAAAATAGAGGGGATAACTGCCCTTGCTGGCTCAGATGAATTCGATCATCTGGTTGAGGGATTAAATAATTCATTTCAAGCTGCTATGGGTAGGCCAGGACACGCCTTACAAGTGTATTTCAGTCACGATAAACAAAATATTAAAAAACTGATTCAGGATATCTATTCCCCAGCAGAGGCATCAGCTGAACGTCTGGAACTTAAATTGGGGGATTTGTTTGAAGAGCGAGTTAATTATTTGTCACAATATTGCGCGGAGGAGCGCTTGTATTTTGTATTAATTACTCGACCATTCAATTTAACCAGCGATCAATTAAAGGCTGCTAATAAAGCTAAATTGAAGATGTTGAAGGATAACAAAGCCCCTCCATTTAAAAACAGTCAGACAATTTTTGCAGCGGTTCCTGAATTACGAGATACGCATGATGCTTATGTGCGCGCCATTATTAATGATATAGACTCATTGAGTATTTTTGGCAGGTTACTGGATGTTCATGAAGCAGTTCATGCAATACGGATGACTGCAGACCCTGATTATACTGCGGATGATTGGAGGGCAACCCTGCCTGGAGATAAGTTGCCTGTACGTGAGATAAACAGTTTTGAGGGGGATGCTTCTGACTTGCTATGGCCGTCACTGGCAAAACAGGTGATACCCAGAGATGCTGAAGCCATAGATTTGCGTACAGTAAGAGTCGGGGATAAGATTTATTCCTCAACTTACATTGATTTATTTCCCAAAGATGTCAGACCTTTTATTAATTTGTTTTCACGCATTCTCCCTTCCCATATACCATGGAAAATTTCTTTTCTAATAGAAAGTGAAGGGCTTAGTACGATAAAACTCAAAGGGCTGTTAGCGGCAATTTTGAGCTTTAGTTCGGCACAAAATCGTTTAATAAGTGATTCAGTAAATTTATTAAAGTATTTACAGCTAAATACCGATGAAGCGATAGTTCGTTTGCGTGTAGTTGCTGCAACTTGGGCTCCTGAAGGCAATCTACCCTTACTCAGACGCAGGAGTTCTGAATTAGTTAAAGCAATTCAAGGTTGGGGATCGACCGATGTGTCTGAAATTTGTGGTGATCCATTTGCAGGTTTTGTTTCAACGATGCTGGCTACAACGCTTAACAGTGCAGGAGTACCCAGTGTTGCACCACTGACTTCAGTTATTTCGATGTTACCTATTACACGTCCAGCATCACCATGGAAGACAGGAGCGTTACTTTTTAGATCTCCGGATGGTAAACCTTGGCCATTTCAACCTGGTTCAACAGAACAAACAACCTGGATTGATTTGGTCTATGCGCGCCCAGGTTCTGGTAAATCAGTATTATCCAACGCTATAAATCTGGCTTTATGTTTATCAGGCGGATTAATACGCTTACCACGTATCGCAATTATTGATATAGGACCATCCAGTAGCGGTTTAATTTCACTATTAAAAGAAGCATTACCTGCTTCCAAGCGCCATTTAGTGGCATATCATCGCTTAAGAATGACTCCTGAATATTCAATAAATCCTTTTGACACTCAATTAGGATGTCGTTATCCAACTGCTCTGGAACGATCCTTTCTAGTTAATTTTATGACTTTATTAACTACTCCATTAGGTGCAGAAAAACCTTACGATGGTATGCCTGATTTGGCCGGTATGGTGGTAGATGAACTGTATAAAAGTATGGCTGATGAGTTTAATCCTACTCCTTATGCTCCTGGAATAGAGGAGTTTATTGATGGCATTTTGGAAGAAATAGGCTTTGTTCGTGATTCAAAGTCTACTTGGTGGGAAGTTACTGACTCTCTTTATTCTGCAGGGTTTATCCATGAAGCATTGCTGGCACAGAGATATGCTATGCCCCTGTTGGCCGATGCGGCCTCAATTTGTAGAACTCCCTCTATTGAGGATCTTTATGAAAAAGTGACCGCACCCACCGGAGAGTCATTGATCAATGCATTTTCAAGAATGATTTCCGCAGCGGTTCGAGAATATCCTATATTGTCGCGCGTCAGTAGTTTTGATATTGGTGATGCCAGAGTAGTTTCGCTGGATCTTGATGAAGTAGCTAAGAGTGGTGGTGATGCTGCGGACAGACAAACCGCTGTTATGTATATGCTTGCTCGCTATGTCCTGGCCAGACATTATTATTTAACTGATGAAAGCTTGAGCAGTATTCCAGAACAATACAAAGAATATCATAAAGAAAGAATTATGCAGATTAGAGAAGATCATAAACGTATTGTATATGACGAATTCCATCGTACTTCCAAATCCATGGCAGTCCGTGAACAAGTCATTATCGACATGCGAGAAGGGCGTAAATGGAAAGTGCAAATTGCGTTGCTGTCCCAATCAGTAGATGACTTTGATCCTGTGATGATAGATTTTGCAACTGCTATTTACATTATGGATGCAGGCCCATCCCAAGCAATTGATAAAACAACAGCGATTTTCGGACTTTCTGAGACTGCAAAAGTAGCCTTACGAACCAGAGTACATGGTCCCCGGCAGGGGGGAGCAACATTCCTGGCGCAATTTTCTACTAAAACAGGGGTGAACGTTCAATTATTAACTTTGACCTTAGGCCCTGTAGAATTATGGGCATTTAGTACAACCGCTGAAGATGCGACCGTACGAAATCATCTATACAGACATCTTGGCCCATCTGAAGCAAGACGTCTCTTAGCCGCGTTGTTTCCTAATGGTTCCATAGCCAAGGTAATAGAAACTCGTTTATCCGGGATGAAAGAGAAAGGTGGCTTGATTGAAGAGGAAGACAAAGAGGGGATTATTGATCAGTTGGTTAACGACATTCTGGAAGCCTACTCTAAAGATCCTAATATTAAAAGTTTACCTGTAAAAGTTTAA
- a CDS encoding F-box protein, which yields MKSNEISRNKLDKLSHLPEPLISGVVSHLDLKGIANLAQVSSKMNSIVKRNVSKYELIFSKKNGVEETIPGTYSEIIKKLDLITTKERRLLELKNTITYKFKEKCLDDNLCLNQCATTNEDKALNLGVLLTLAVALPSTMSIFPLANYLGANGVCIGMSTVIGTVGCGMGTSFFCSRKIKTMEKEINQLNTESKDTPVSLSMTV from the coding sequence ATGAAATCAAACGAAATATCGCGTAATAAGTTAGATAAGTTAAGTCACCTTCCCGAACCTTTAATTTCTGGAGTCGTTTCACATCTTGATTTGAAAGGAATTGCTAATTTAGCCCAAGTTAGTAGCAAAATGAATAGTATTGTAAAACGTAATGTTAGTAAGTATGAGCTCATTTTTTCAAAAAAAAATGGTGTAGAAGAGACAATACCAGGAACGTATTCTGAAATCATCAAAAAATTAGATTTAATCACCACGAAAGAAAGAAGACTTTTGGAACTGAAAAATACTATTACTTATAAATTTAAAGAAAAATGTTTAGACGATAATCTGTGTTTAAATCAATGCGCTACTACTAATGAGGACAAAGCTCTTAATTTAGGAGTATTGCTCACTCTTGCAGTAGCTCTACCTTCCACAATGTCTATATTTCCACTTGCTAACTATTTAGGAGCTAATGGAGTCTGTATTGGTATGAGTACTGTAATTGGTACGGTGGGTTGTGGCATGGGGACATCTTTTTTCTGCAGTAGAAAAATCAAAACAATGGAGAAAGAAATAAATCAACTGAATACAGAATCTAAGGATACTCCAGTTTCATTATCTATGACCGTGTAG
- the icmH gene encoding type IVB secretion system protein IcmH/DotU has product MTTEHYSTSLVSRLAISGTPLAPQGYYRSKLFITPFTTNTLVAAAGPLLSLLERLCLSPSLPPIENIRENIDHELRAFHSKLAASKYPADLTSIAHYILSATIDEILGKSYLRIYNLAAEFKSFTPLTSDGAQPQQRFFEILNYLRERPNQSLDLIELIYFCLIAGFEGEYHLKADGRQVLDNTIEDLYQIIQQYRFNKPHRLFNENPIPKTIKKNYKAAIVCTMIAASIVVCAFLTSQILLENKAKSVLFGHTQLAMLDN; this is encoded by the coding sequence ATGACAACTGAACACTATTCGACCTCACTTGTCAGTCGTCTTGCTATTTCCGGTACTCCATTAGCACCGCAAGGATACTATCGTTCCAAATTATTCATTACCCCTTTTACAACAAATACCCTGGTCGCAGCAGCAGGACCATTGTTGTCTTTATTAGAAAGGCTCTGTTTGAGTCCATCGTTACCTCCCATTGAAAACATAAGGGAGAACATTGACCATGAACTGAGGGCTTTTCACAGTAAACTCGCGGCCTCTAAATATCCCGCAGATCTGACGAGCATTGCTCACTATATTCTCTCTGCGACCATCGATGAAATACTTGGAAAAAGCTATCTGCGTATATATAACCTGGCTGCAGAATTTAAATCCTTTACTCCCTTAACCAGTGATGGGGCTCAACCCCAACAGCGTTTTTTTGAAATTCTTAATTACCTTAGAGAAAGACCTAATCAGTCCCTTGATTTAATAGAACTAATCTATTTTTGTCTTATTGCAGGCTTTGAAGGGGAATATCATTTGAAGGCGGATGGGCGACAGGTTCTTGACAATACTATTGAAGATTTATATCAAATAATCCAGCAATATCGTTTTAATAAACCCCATCGGTTATTTAACGAAAACCCCATACCTAAAACAATTAAGAAAAATTATAAAGCAGCCATAGTGTGTACAATGATCGCTGCGAGTATCGTAGTTTGTGCTTTCTTGACCAGTCAGATATTATTGGAAAATAAAGCTAAATCCGTTTTATTTGGACATACCCAACTTGCAATGCTGGATAACTAA
- the icmF gene encoding type IVB secretion system protein IcmF encodes MDNSLRALCDAIKKILSQLKPQVNQLSFIVVTGKNEQGKSALLKQSNMEEMPVFSEQHAKIYFNQQGILVELGETWLTNSKTLLQNTLKQLNRCNRHLQITGLILCMDVNDLLISEPTQFTEQKKAHLQLLDRLGSNLGYQAELAIVFTKMDTLAGFTEFCQMDHVTDLSKPLGFSLDCMNQSHKKIEAYKVQFNQLIEVLAQQVINKMHPARSTIKRSLIREFPLQLASLRAPVQALIQGVSTKLFHLHSIYFTSAEQGGVSIDRLNKKIQHEYALVVQDTFPQATNFRAYFVEGALKKIQEQCSQVPQLRKFSQKPLIAIVASIAGVSLLVLSYNHYKTAHLLDEASKELLVYDALNSQGNSRAQALYHLSKAANKVDHISSNSISLPTVHQLKLNLQHNTQNRLQGEFIPSLTNELEQAITNPSNTPIVRYKALKIYLMLAQPEHLVATEVQNWFTNQWKGEPANRSQNQLTLLTHALSKPLQGVLVKQQIISDARNYLNALPTSYLYYSIAKEFFPLNKQKITIQGFNLATDELPVYFTKTGFLEVMQDIPKISSTLQTENWVLARQDLSQLQNMLTQAYCFDYVTWWQTFMRKSQPVHYQDYQQGKQVTQLLQQSNAINILVNLIQQETKPDLSDNLSTFNQFIANKFTDLNLMSQSSTRELSIKMAELEQFISTLSVINDGGKTAFTITKSRFINENSSDPLSLLFGQARQLPEPLSSWTKQIAGDTWIILIKDSRQYINQQWQQTVYREFQNTIAKRYPFDSSKQEEISIVDFNRFFATHGVLNTFSEHYIKPFLDVSSAEWKPKAVNDFVLPISTETLDEIIRANIITNMFFPDHGDKSKIDFSLQKISLDPVVASLNLEIGEKKLTDTQGSDSFIRFTWPQNNARLSLNSIEGNHYELAEQGTWALFKLLEKVNVLVDEQDSSSLQILFEVNSNSGRYLLKTNNQINPFTPGILNGFTLNEAVV; translated from the coding sequence ATGGACAATTCTTTACGGGCATTATGTGATGCTATTAAAAAAATACTATCTCAACTAAAGCCCCAGGTGAATCAGCTGTCGTTTATTGTAGTTACAGGTAAAAATGAACAGGGTAAATCAGCTCTTTTAAAACAGAGTAACATGGAAGAGATGCCTGTCTTTAGTGAGCAACATGCAAAAATTTATTTTAATCAGCAAGGTATCCTTGTCGAACTTGGTGAAACCTGGCTTACTAACAGCAAAACATTATTACAGAATACGCTAAAACAACTAAATCGATGCAACCGCCACCTCCAAATCACCGGACTCATCTTGTGTATGGATGTAAATGATCTGTTGATATCTGAACCCACCCAGTTTACAGAACAAAAAAAGGCTCATTTACAATTACTGGATCGTTTAGGCTCTAATTTGGGCTATCAAGCTGAGTTAGCAATTGTATTTACTAAAATGGATACTTTGGCAGGTTTTACTGAGTTTTGTCAAATGGATCATGTTACCGATTTATCTAAACCTCTGGGGTTTTCTTTGGATTGCATGAATCAGTCACACAAAAAAATTGAAGCATACAAGGTTCAATTTAATCAGTTAATCGAAGTTCTCGCCCAGCAGGTCATTAATAAAATGCATCCCGCACGATCCACTATTAAGCGCAGTTTAATACGCGAATTTCCTCTTCAATTAGCCAGTTTACGTGCACCAGTTCAAGCTTTGATTCAAGGTGTTTCTACAAAACTGTTTCATCTGCACTCCATTTATTTTACCAGCGCTGAGCAAGGTGGAGTAAGTATTGACCGATTGAATAAGAAAATTCAGCATGAATATGCGCTAGTCGTGCAGGACACATTTCCTCAAGCAACTAACTTTAGAGCATACTTTGTTGAAGGTGCTTTAAAAAAAATACAAGAACAATGCAGCCAGGTGCCTCAGCTAAGAAAATTTTCTCAAAAACCGCTAATTGCAATTGTCGCAAGCATCGCAGGAGTTAGTTTGCTCGTTCTAAGTTATAATCATTACAAAACAGCTCATTTATTGGACGAAGCAAGCAAAGAGTTACTTGTTTATGATGCACTGAATAGTCAGGGGAACAGTAGAGCTCAAGCCCTCTATCATTTATCAAAAGCTGCAAATAAAGTTGACCACATTTCGAGTAACTCCATATCACTTCCTACCGTTCATCAATTAAAATTAAATCTCCAACATAACACCCAGAATCGTTTACAAGGTGAATTTATACCTTCTTTAACGAATGAGTTGGAACAAGCCATTACTAATCCCAGTAATACTCCTATAGTTCGCTATAAAGCGCTTAAAATATACTTGATGCTTGCTCAGCCTGAGCATTTGGTTGCAACGGAAGTTCAGAATTGGTTTACAAATCAATGGAAAGGAGAGCCAGCTAATCGCTCCCAAAACCAACTGACTCTGCTAACACATGCCTTAAGCAAACCTTTACAAGGTGTACTTGTTAAACAACAAATAATTAGCGATGCCAGAAATTATTTAAATGCACTCCCCACCAGTTACCTATATTATTCCATAGCGAAAGAATTCTTTCCTTTAAATAAACAAAAAATTACTATTCAAGGATTTAATCTGGCAACTGATGAATTACCTGTTTATTTTACAAAAACTGGCTTTCTAGAAGTCATGCAGGATATTCCTAAAATCAGCAGCACCTTACAAACAGAAAATTGGGTACTTGCTCGCCAGGACTTATCGCAATTACAAAATATGTTAACCCAGGCGTACTGTTTTGATTATGTAACCTGGTGGCAAACTTTTATGCGCAAGTCACAGCCGGTACATTATCAAGACTATCAGCAAGGAAAACAAGTAACTCAGCTGCTGCAACAATCCAACGCTATCAATATATTAGTGAATTTAATACAGCAGGAAACAAAGCCCGATTTAAGCGACAACCTCTCTACCTTTAATCAGTTTATTGCAAATAAATTTACTGATTTAAATCTTATGAGTCAATCCAGCACTAGAGAGTTAAGCATCAAAATGGCAGAATTGGAGCAGTTTATTTCCACATTATCTGTAATCAATGATGGAGGGAAAACAGCATTTACCATTACCAAATCACGATTTATTAATGAAAATTCTTCTGATCCGCTCAGTTTACTCTTCGGCCAGGCACGCCAGTTACCAGAGCCTTTAAGCTCATGGACTAAACAAATAGCAGGGGATACCTGGATTATTCTGATTAAAGACAGCCGCCAGTATATCAACCAACAATGGCAACAGACAGTTTACCGGGAATTCCAAAACACCATAGCCAAACGCTATCCTTTTGACTCATCTAAGCAAGAAGAAATTTCGATCGTTGATTTCAACCGTTTTTTTGCAACCCATGGCGTATTAAATACGTTTAGTGAACACTATATAAAACCCTTCCTGGATGTTTCAAGTGCCGAATGGAAGCCTAAAGCTGTTAATGATTTTGTTTTGCCTATCTCGACAGAAACGCTTGATGAAATTATACGTGCCAATATTATAACCAATATGTTTTTTCCAGATCATGGTGATAAAAGTAAGATTGATTTCAGCTTACAAAAAATAAGCCTTGATCCTGTTGTCGCCAGTTTAAATCTTGAGATTGGCGAGAAAAAATTGACTGATACCCAAGGAAGCGATTCATTTATTCGTTTTACCTGGCCACAAAACAATGCCAGATTGTCCCTGAATTCTATTGAGGGAAACCACTACGAGCTCGCCGAACAAGGCACTTGGGCTCTATTTAAACTACTTGAGAAGGTTAATGTTTTGGTAGATGAACAAGACAGTTCCAGTTTACAAATCCTATTTGAAGTAAATAGTAACTCCGGTCGATACTTATTAAAAACCAATAACCAGATTAATCCCTTTACCCCGGGGATCTTAAATGGGTTCACTTTAAATGAGGCCGTAGTATGA
- the purH gene encoding bifunctional phosphoribosylaminoimidazolecarboxamide formyltransferase/IMP cyclohydrolase, whose amino-acid sequence MAKQLVSFKPRRALLSVSDKRGINKLAQALHQQGVELIATGNTAALLKEHGLPVTDVSECTGFPEMMDGRVKTLHPAIHAGLLARGQHDSKTLEQHAIQPIDLLIVNLYPFEQVISKPDCDFNNAIENIDIGGPAMVRSAAKNYAHTYVVVTPDDYSELMQYLQTKKAPSDWKFTLAKKAFVQIAAYDAAIANYLTTLDDDYTPSGFPDVLTCQFIKISDLRYGENPHQQAIFYADKNNAPGSLGSAHLVQGKHLSYNNILDADAALDCVKSYPNNTPVCVIVKHANPCGIALSDTTLNAYLKAFQSDPASAYGGIIAFNQTLQADTASTILEKQFVEVIIAPGISEEAKKILANKENIRVLSTGVWQQDNVFRLNMRKVDGGLLVQEHDSLSLVTCDLKTVTSKKPSEQQMNDLIFAWVAAKHVKSNAIVYAKDSATIGIGGGQTSRVMSARIGLLQMQQMGFSPTDAAMASDAFIPFTDTIEIAAQAGITAIIQPGGSIRDEQIIACAEEHGLVMVFTGTRHFKH is encoded by the coding sequence ATGGCTAAACAACTGGTTTCTTTTAAGCCACGAAGAGCATTACTTAGCGTGTCCGATAAAAGGGGCATCAACAAACTTGCCCAAGCTCTGCATCAACAGGGTGTAGAGTTAATTGCAACAGGTAATACTGCAGCCTTACTTAAAGAACACGGACTACCTGTAACCGATGTCAGCGAATGTACTGGTTTTCCTGAAATGATGGATGGTCGGGTCAAAACACTTCACCCAGCGATTCACGCAGGGTTGTTAGCTCGAGGGCAACATGACAGCAAAACCTTGGAACAACATGCCATACAGCCTATTGATTTACTCATAGTAAACTTATATCCCTTTGAACAAGTTATAAGTAAACCCGACTGTGACTTCAACAATGCCATTGAGAATATTGATATTGGTGGCCCAGCCATGGTCCGCTCGGCAGCAAAAAATTATGCCCATACCTATGTTGTGGTTACTCCTGATGATTATTCCGAACTCATGCAATATCTGCAAACTAAAAAAGCACCCTCTGACTGGAAATTTACCCTGGCAAAAAAAGCGTTTGTCCAGATTGCAGCTTATGACGCAGCAATAGCCAATTATCTGACCACTCTGGATGATGATTATACCCCAAGTGGGTTCCCTGATGTGCTTACATGCCAATTCATTAAAATAAGTGATCTTCGCTATGGAGAAAATCCACATCAACAGGCCATTTTTTATGCTGATAAAAATAATGCACCCGGCTCTCTGGGTTCGGCCCATTTAGTTCAGGGCAAGCACTTGTCATACAACAATATTTTGGATGCGGATGCTGCACTTGATTGTGTTAAATCCTATCCAAACAATACACCCGTTTGCGTCATTGTAAAACATGCCAATCCCTGTGGGATAGCCTTGAGTGACACAACTTTAAATGCTTACCTAAAGGCTTTTCAAAGTGATCCTGCATCCGCTTATGGAGGAATTATTGCCTTTAATCAAACGTTACAGGCAGATACAGCCAGTACCATACTTGAAAAACAATTTGTCGAAGTCATTATAGCCCCAGGCATTAGCGAAGAAGCAAAAAAAATTCTTGCTAATAAAGAAAACATTCGTGTACTGAGTACAGGAGTCTGGCAACAAGATAACGTATTTAGATTAAATATGAGAAAAGTAGACGGAGGTTTATTGGTCCAGGAACACGACTCTCTTTCTCTTGTCACATGCGACTTAAAAACTGTTACCTCAAAAAAACCCTCAGAACAACAAATGAATGATCTAATCTTTGCCTGGGTAGCAGCAAAACATGTGAAATCTAACGCTATCGTTTATGCTAAAGATTCCGCGACTATCGGAATCGGTGGGGGTCAAACCAGCAGGGTGATGAGTGCACGTATTGGCCTTTTGCAAATGCAGCAAATGGGATTTAGCCCTACGGATGCGGCGATGGCTTCCGATGCCTTTATTCCGTTTACTGATACAATTGAAATCGCAGCACAAGCAGGTATTACAGCCATTATCCAGCCAGGAGGTTCAATCCGGGACGAACAAATAATTGCATGTGCGGAAGAACATGGTCTGGTCATGGTATTCACTGGTACGCGTCATTTTAAACACTAG